One window of the Ureibacillus sp. FSL W7-1570 genome contains the following:
- a CDS encoding ABC transporter permease — MKLFKEKLAWAAPIAVILIIALFSINLFAQGDPKGRNLPVALIVNDEGAHVEAVEKALEQMSKGSGEGEPMFAFTEEKEEEIKDLFKDKQYYAALVIPEGYNDQLDHVLINKSPATLKIYINQGYNVTGANMAKNALNTLISQLNQQYYSNFATQLAGQKIDLNSASVLVNPIVTEEKVFNEVTAATANGSAPTLMAVPAWVGALIGGFIVFLASSNVLKREMLTRKQTLRLMGEQILFGVLIALFSGFTVATLGYIAGINMPSYLLVASFVSFAAFCFFLIISAITAWIGKPAITLFMVVMLLGMGVLMTPKEMLPDFFVYFIRPWVPIRFASEGLREIFYFGSGFYTGASFNTIIGIGVAGLIIYILSIFKPVRVPKKVNAE, encoded by the coding sequence ATGAAATTATTTAAAGAAAAACTCGCCTGGGCTGCTCCAATTGCAGTCATCCTGATTATCGCCCTATTTTCAATCAATCTGTTTGCGCAAGGTGATCCGAAAGGGAGAAATTTACCTGTGGCATTGATTGTCAATGATGAAGGGGCCCATGTGGAGGCAGTGGAAAAAGCACTTGAACAAATGAGCAAAGGTTCTGGCGAAGGTGAACCGATGTTTGCCTTTACAGAAGAGAAAGAAGAAGAAATCAAAGACTTATTTAAAGATAAACAATATTATGCCGCATTGGTCATTCCGGAAGGGTATAACGATCAGTTGGATCATGTGCTCATCAACAAATCACCGGCTACACTCAAAATCTATATCAACCAAGGATATAACGTGACTGGCGCAAACATGGCCAAAAATGCATTAAATACCCTTATCAGCCAATTGAACCAACAATATTATTCAAACTTCGCCACGCAATTAGCGGGACAAAAAATCGATTTAAACAGCGCTTCTGTGCTTGTAAACCCTATTGTCACAGAGGAAAAAGTGTTTAATGAAGTGACGGCGGCTACCGCCAATGGCAGTGCGCCAACACTGATGGCCGTACCTGCATGGGTGGGGGCATTAATCGGAGGATTCATTGTATTCCTTGCCTCTTCCAATGTGTTAAAAAGAGAGATGCTTACAAGAAAACAAACATTGCGTTTAATGGGGGAACAAATTTTATTCGGTGTTTTAATCGCCCTCTTCTCAGGGTTTACCGTTGCGACATTAGGATATATTGCCGGCATTAATATGCCAAGCTACTTATTGGTCGCATCCTTCGTATCCTTTGCAGCATTCTGTTTCTTCTTGATCATTTCCGCCATTACAGCCTGGATCGGAAAACCAGCCATCACTTTGTTTATGGTGGTGATGCTTTTGGGAATGGGTGTATTGATGACGCCGAAAGAAATGCTTCCGGATTTCTTTGTATATTTCATCCGCCCATGGGTGCCAATCCGTTTTGCTTCTGAAGGATTGCGGGAAATATTCTACTTTGGCAGCGGCTTCTATACAGGGGCATCCTTCAATACCATCATCGGCATCGGAGTTGCCGGATTGATCATTTATATTCTTTCCATCTTTAAGCCGGTCCGTGTTCCCAAAAAAGTGAATGCGGAATAA
- a CDS encoding GNAT family N-acetyltransferase encodes MKKVVLVPHNKKFAEAISSLSSEPPVRNALSLTESQTSIEGTLEFIEFVQEQEQLGKQYSRVIFNEDGDLIGIITLKDINMEEKTCNIGTWIGHRYWGKGYNESANSQILHTAFTELDLEYVFVAVKLSNIRSRKALEKLPYIRTDVQEEFPEEYKKLEPQINAPFMLHVIEKSAFLEWYSENTEE; translated from the coding sequence ATGAAAAAGGTAGTACTGGTTCCGCATAATAAAAAGTTCGCTGAAGCCATTTCATCCTTGTCGTCAGAACCCCCGGTCAGGAATGCTTTAAGCCTGACGGAATCCCAAACTTCAATTGAAGGCACCCTGGAGTTCATCGAATTTGTCCAAGAGCAAGAACAATTGGGGAAACAATATTCAAGAGTCATTTTTAATGAAGATGGGGATTTGATTGGCATCATTACACTGAAAGATATAAATATGGAAGAAAAAACTTGCAATATCGGCACTTGGATAGGGCATCGGTATTGGGGGAAAGGATACAACGAATCGGCGAATTCACAGATCCTTCATACGGCCTTTACCGAACTGGATTTGGAGTATGTGTTTGTTGCCGTGAAATTGTCAAATATCCGTTCCCGAAAAGCTTTAGAAAAATTGCCTTATATTAGAACGGATGTCCAGGAAGAATTCCCGGAAGAATACAAGAAATTGGAGCCGCAAATCAATGCGCCATTTATGTTGCATGTAATTGAGAAAAGCGCGTTTTTGGAATGGTATTCGGAGAACACAGAGGAGTAA
- a CDS encoding acetyl-CoA C-acetyltransferase, with amino-acid sequence MSNVYLVNGARTAFTAYGGSFVNTGAVTLGAVTAKEAMKRAKVSPEQIDHVIYGNVIATSTNAAYLARHIGLHAGVPKEVPAITLNRLCGSGLQSIITAAQNILLGEGDFILAGGAENMSQSPFSNFDVRFKGMKSGNLQFADMLQATLFDEYTGTGMGITAENLAEQYQISREEQDQFALLSQQRAARARENGIFKEEIVPVNIQTRKEELAIEEDEHIKENTTLDALSRLKPVFKKDGTVTAGNASGINDGAASVIVASEKAVEKNGLSPLARIVSWGIKGVDPSIMGIGPVPAIKQALERANLTLEDIDLIEINEAFAAQYLAVEKELGLNREIVNVNGGAIALGHPVGASGTRLALTCAYELKRRGGKYGLVSLCIGGGQGIAMVIERV; translated from the coding sequence ATGAGTAATGTCTATTTGGTGAATGGTGCGAGAACGGCTTTTACTGCTTATGGCGGCTCATTTGTGAATACAGGGGCGGTCACTTTGGGAGCGGTCACTGCAAAAGAGGCCATGAAACGGGCGAAAGTTTCGCCTGAACAGATTGACCATGTCATTTACGGCAATGTCATTGCGACAAGTACAAACGCGGCGTACCTGGCGCGCCATATTGGACTTCATGCAGGTGTGCCAAAGGAAGTGCCGGCCATCACTTTGAACCGTCTTTGCGGTTCCGGACTGCAATCCATCATTACGGCGGCCCAGAATATTTTACTCGGTGAAGGGGATTTTATTTTGGCTGGCGGAGCGGAAAATATGTCCCAATCCCCTTTCTCGAACTTTGATGTCCGTTTTAAAGGGATGAAATCAGGAAACTTGCAATTTGCGGATATGTTGCAAGCAACCCTTTTCGATGAATATACGGGTACCGGAATGGGCATTACGGCGGAAAATCTGGCGGAACAATATCAGATTTCAAGGGAAGAACAGGATCAATTTGCCCTGCTTTCCCAACAGCGTGCAGCCAGAGCCCGTGAAAACGGCATTTTCAAAGAAGAAATTGTGCCTGTGAACATTCAAACGAGAAAAGAAGAATTGGCGATTGAAGAGGATGAACATATTAAAGAAAATACAACCCTTGATGCTTTAAGCAGATTAAAACCTGTGTTCAAGAAAGATGGTACAGTGACGGCAGGAAATGCATCAGGCATCAATGATGGTGCAGCTTCTGTCATTGTGGCAAGTGAAAAAGCGGTGGAGAAAAACGGTTTATCCCCGCTTGCAAGAATTGTCTCCTGGGGCATCAAGGGGGTGGATCCATCCATCATGGGAATCGGCCCGGTGCCAGCCATCAAGCAGGCATTGGAACGGGCGAATCTGACGTTGGAGGACATCGATTTGATTGAAATCAACGAGGCTTTTGCCGCCCAATATTTGGCTGTTGAAAAAGAGTTGGGATTAAATCGGGAAATTGTGAATGTCAATGGTGGCGCGATTGCATTGGGCCATCCGGTGGGGGCAAGCGGTACGCGGCTTGCGTTGACATGCGCATACGAACTGAAACGCCGCGGCGGAAAATATGGACTGGTCAGCTTATGTATTGGCGGCGGACAAGGAATCGCGATGGTCATTGAGAGGGTATAA
- a CDS encoding long-chain fatty acid--CoA ligase produces the protein MFITNIVEEHAIKQPSKKAVIFENTTMTYGELFENAKKIAAYLQNRGYQKGDIVAQFMLNSDLFLPVYLGAKLAGLTIMPVNTKLAPPEVDYIFQHSEAKALFFDEKIEETIRQTAHRFDHVISTAGIKEILKGNDTDFIRVPNEGEETAVVMYTSGTTGKPKGVMLTHNNVIETAEIWSDSMKMTEKDRTYICTPLFHCAGLHVFAVPTLYKGGTVVIEEAFSPDRTLKNLVETEATIFFGVPAMYTIILNKPEIGEFNFGHLRLFCYGAAPMPYELVKKLKDTFPNVKVQNLYGQTENTPAASSLTDEYALQKIGSVGKPLKKTQIKLVDPNGEEVPTGEVGEICVKGPQVMKGYLKNPEETAKTIQDGWLYSGDLGKFDEEGFLYIVDRKKDMIIRGGENIYPVEVEEVLYQIPEILEAAVVGVPHEVYGEVPKAYVVFKEGKSLTSEEIINYCLTKLAKYKVPAEIEELAQLPRNASGKVLKHTLRPKKEIV, from the coding sequence ATGTTTATTACAAATATTGTGGAAGAACATGCAATAAAACAGCCTTCCAAAAAAGCGGTTATTTTTGAAAACACAACAATGACTTATGGGGAATTATTTGAAAATGCGAAGAAGATAGCCGCCTATCTTCAAAACAGGGGCTATCAAAAAGGGGATATTGTCGCCCAATTTATGCTGAATTCAGATCTGTTTTTACCTGTCTATTTAGGTGCCAAATTGGCCGGTTTGACGATCATGCCGGTGAATACGAAACTTGCACCTCCGGAAGTGGATTACATTTTCCAGCATTCTGAAGCAAAAGCTTTATTTTTTGATGAAAAAATTGAAGAGACCATCAGGCAAACGGCCCACCGTTTTGACCACGTCATTTCCACTGCCGGAATAAAAGAAATTTTAAAAGGGAACGATACCGATTTTATTCGCGTTCCAAATGAAGGTGAAGAAACAGCCGTTGTCATGTATACATCCGGAACAACGGGAAAACCAAAAGGGGTAATGCTCACACACAACAATGTGATTGAAACGGCGGAAATTTGGTCCGATTCGATGAAGATGACGGAAAAGGATCGGACTTATATTTGTACGCCGCTCTTCCATTGTGCGGGCCTTCATGTGTTTGCCGTGCCGACTTTGTACAAGGGTGGAACCGTTGTCATAGAAGAAGCCTTCTCACCTGATCGGACATTAAAAAATCTTGTGGAAACGGAAGCGACCATCTTTTTCGGTGTGCCGGCAATGTACACCATCATCTTAAATAAACCGGAAATCGGGGAATTCAATTTCGGACATTTACGTTTGTTCTGTTACGGTGCCGCGCCGATGCCATATGAGCTCGTAAAAAAATTGAAAGACACCTTCCCGAATGTGAAAGTGCAGAATCTGTACGGACAAACGGAAAATACCCCTGCCGCGTCTTCATTGACAGATGAATATGCTCTGCAAAAAATCGGTTCGGTCGGAAAGCCGTTGAAAAAAACGCAAATCAAGCTTGTTGATCCGAATGGCGAAGAAGTGCCGACAGGGGAAGTGGGCGAAATTTGCGTGAAGGGGCCGCAGGTGATGAAAGGCTATTTGAAAAATCCTGAAGAAACAGCCAAAACAATCCAGGATGGCTGGCTGTATTCGGGGGATTTGGGGAAATTCGATGAGGAAGGATTTTTATATATCGTCGATCGGAAAAAAGACATGATCATCCGCGGTGGTGAAAATATTTACCCGGTTGAAGTGGAAGAAGTGTTGTATCAAATTCCTGAAATATTGGAAGCGGCTGTGGTCGGCGTTCCTCATGAAGTGTACGGTGAAGTGCCTAAAGCGTACGTGGTATTTAAAGAAGGAAAATCTCTCACATCAGAAGAAATCATCAATTACTGTTTGACCAAACTCGCCAAATATAAAGTGCCGGCAGAAATTGAAGAACTGGCCCAACTTCCACGGAATGCCTCCGGAAAAGTGTTGAAGCATACGTTGCGTCCAAAGAAAGAAATTGTATAG
- a CDS encoding acyl-CoA dehydrogenase family protein, whose product MKVLQNVVAEKETNFFSSDDTLQKILEQMLDQEFYEFAFRELTDFGALVCGEIDARAKHTDREGEPRLIRYDRYGEEVSEIWVNEGYKKTVEQTYNTGIVGYVHKEIPELGRKGNYVYSFAQGYLLSHAEPGFYCPVTLTMATAYLLDHYADEELKAKFLPHVCSTGEVELYEGATFLTERQGGSDVGANILEARFDGTHYRLYGEKYFASNAGMCGVAMVLARMPGAPEGTKGLTLFAVPWKKEDGSLNHLRIRRLKDKLGVRAVPSGEVEFDGSIAYVVGDPKKGIYYMLEALNLSRICNAVASVGIMRRALLESKFYVSNREAFGQRLTNYPMIQDTLAKMASKLHVEVATLFDMIQLYDRVTIGEGTERDVILNRLNIAIMKKETAEQAIHFAHEAIELHGGNGYIEDFVTPRLLRDAQVLTVWEGTANILALEVIRLFKKYNAHKLFIDEMNRRLQKVKDSKLKQIVMEKLSDVAEDLETFASLDEETQTYEGKGIAQRLAWLYESVVAVEWAGRYGGKYEKLADIYLEDTWKLRKLGDPMKTVLYFHDVI is encoded by the coding sequence ATGAAAGTGCTGCAAAATGTGGTGGCAGAAAAAGAGACAAACTTTTTCTCAAGCGATGATACATTGCAAAAAATATTGGAGCAAATGCTGGATCAAGAGTTTTATGAATTTGCATTTAGAGAACTGACAGACTTCGGGGCTTTGGTATGCGGCGAGATTGATGCGCGGGCAAAGCATACGGACCGGGAAGGGGAGCCCCGTCTCATCCGCTATGATCGATACGGGGAAGAAGTATCGGAAATTTGGGTGAATGAAGGCTACAAAAAGACGGTTGAACAAACATACAATACCGGGATTGTCGGATACGTGCATAAAGAGATACCGGAGCTGGGGAGAAAAGGGAATTATGTTTACAGTTTTGCCCAAGGTTACTTGTTGTCCCACGCGGAACCGGGGTTTTATTGCCCCGTCACATTGACAATGGCCACGGCATACTTGCTGGACCATTATGCGGATGAAGAACTGAAGGCGAAATTTTTGCCGCATGTTTGTTCAACCGGTGAAGTGGAGCTGTATGAAGGAGCCACTTTCTTGACCGAGCGGCAAGGGGGTTCGGATGTCGGGGCAAATATCCTTGAAGCAAGATTTGACGGCACCCATTACCGGTTATATGGCGAGAAATATTTTGCCTCCAATGCGGGAATGTGCGGTGTTGCCATGGTGTTGGCCCGCATGCCGGGGGCTCCGGAAGGCACTAAAGGGCTCACTTTGTTTGCGGTGCCATGGAAAAAGGAAGACGGTTCGCTCAATCATCTGCGCATTCGGCGCTTGAAAGATAAATTGGGCGTCCGCGCCGTGCCATCCGGTGAAGTTGAATTTGACGGATCCATCGCCTATGTGGTGGGCGATCCGAAAAAAGGCATCTACTACATGCTGGAGGCGTTGAATTTATCGAGAATCTGTAATGCGGTCGCCTCAGTCGGAATCATGAGAAGAGCATTATTGGAATCCAAATTTTATGTTTCCAATCGCGAGGCATTCGGCCAACGATTGACGAATTACCCAATGATACAGGATACTTTGGCAAAAATGGCGTCCAAGCTCCACGTTGAAGTGGCGACGCTGTTTGACATGATCCAATTGTATGATCGGGTGACAATTGGCGAAGGAACTGAGCGGGATGTGATTTTGAACCGGCTGAACATCGCGATCATGAAGAAAGAAACGGCTGAGCAGGCCATCCATTTTGCCCACGAAGCGATTGAACTTCATGGCGGCAATGGGTACATTGAAGATTTTGTAACGCCTAGACTATTGAGGGATGCCCAGGTACTCACCGTTTGGGAAGGTACGGCAAATATCCTGGCATTGGAAGTGATCCGCCTATTTAAAAAATACAATGCCCATAAATTGTTCATCGATGAAATGAACCGGCGTTTGCAAAAAGTGAAGGATTCGAAGCTGAAGCAAATCGTGATGGAAAAGCTTTCAGATGTCGCGGAGGATTTGGAAACATTCGCGTCCTTGGATGAAGAGACACAAACTTATGAGGGCAAAGGCATCGCCCAAAGATTGGCATGGCTGTATGAGAGTGTCGTAGCTGTCGAATGGGCCGGCCGTTACGGTGGAAAATATGAAAAGCTGGCAGACATCTATTTGGAAGATACTTGGAAGTTGCGCAAATTAGGAGATCCAATGAAGACGGTCTTGTATTTTCATGATGTGATATAA